Proteins encoded together in one Mus caroli chromosome 4, CAROLI_EIJ_v1.1, whole genome shotgun sequence window:
- the Aurkaip1 gene encoding aurora kinase A-interacting protein, with protein MFLARLTSQLVRTVVPWAGFSRSCPGSGVIGSYAFRPLYSLQPASPSRAASLPGKRAQLELEEFLVPRKMAISPLESWLTVQYLLPKLNVEVPVTPAPSQFYECPPRQGEEEAQQGVREVWDATPVQCKNVLKIRRRKMNHHKYRKLVKRTRFLRRKVREGRLKKKQIKFEKDLKRIWLKAGLKEAPENWQTPKIYLKNK; from the exons ATGTTCCTGGCGCGCCTGACTTCACAGCTGGTCAGGACTGTTGTTCCCTGGGCAG GTTTCAGTCGTTCCTGCCCTGGCTCCGGGGTGATTGGCAGCTATGCTTTTCGACCCCTTTACAGTTTGCAGCCTGCAAGCCCAAGTCGGGCTGCCTCCCTCCCTGGTAAGAGGGCCCAGTTAGAGCTTGAGGAGTTCCTGGTCCCCAGGAAGATGGCCATCAGTCCTCTAGAAAGCTGGCTGACTGTTCAATACTTATTGCCCAAACTGAATGTTGAGGTCCCAGTGACTCCGGCTCCCTCCCAATTCTACGAATGTCCACctaggcagggggaggaggaagcccAGCAGGGAGTCAGGGAAGTCTGGGATGCCACTCCAGTGCAGTGCAAAAATGTGCTGAAGATCCGAAGGCGAAAGATGAACCACCACAAGTACCGTAAACTGGTCAAAAGGACACGGTTTCTACGACGGAAAGTCCGGGAAGGACGTTTGAAGAAGAAGCAG ATCAAATTTGAGAAAGACTTGAAGCGCATCTGGCTTAAGGCAGGCCTGAAGGAAGCCCCTGAGAACTGGCAGACCCCAAAGATCTACCTGAAGAACAAATAA
- the Mxra8 gene encoding matrix remodeling-associated protein 8 isoform X1, producing MELLSCVLLWKLVLLQSSAVLSSGPSGTAAASNSLVSESVVSLAAGTQAVLRCQSPRMVWTQDRLHDRQRVVHWDLSGGPGSQRRRLVDMYSAGEQRVYEPRDRDRLLLSSSAFHDGNFSLLIRAVERGDEGVYTCNLHHHYCHLDESLAVRLEVTDDPLLSRAYWDGEKEVLVVAHGAPALMTCVNRAHVWTDHHLEEAQQVVHWDRQLPGVPHDRADRLLDLYASGERRAYGPPFLRDRVSVNTNAFARGDFSLRIDELERADEGIYSCHLHHHYCGLHERRVFHLQVTEPAFEPPARASPGNGSGHNSAPSPDPTLARGHSIINVIVPEDHTHFFQQLGYVLATLLLFILLLITVVLATRHRHSGGCKTSDKRAGKSKGKDVNMVEFAVATRDQAPYRTEDIQLDYKNNILKERAEMAHSPLPAKDVDLDKEFRKEYCK from the exons ATGGAACTGCTATCCTGTGTCCTGCTGTGGAAACTGGTGCTTCTTCAGA gcTCTGCAGTCCTGTCCTCAG GGCCTTCAGGGACCGCAGCAGCCAGCAACTCTCTGGTGTCTGAATCTGTGGTGAGCTTGGCAGCCGGAACCCAGGCTGTGCTACGCTGCCAGAGCCCCCGCATGGTGTGGACCCAAGACCGGCTGCATGATCGCCAGCGCGTGGTCCACTGGGACCTCAGCGGTGGCCCGGGAAGCCAACGGCGCCGACTTGTGGATATGTATTCGGCGGGTGAACAGCGCGTGTACGAGCCGCGCGATCGCGACCGCCTCCTGCTGTCGTCTTCTGCTTTCCACGACGGCAACTTCTCGCTGCTCATTCGCG CTGTGGAGAGAGGTGATGAAGGGGTGTACACCTGCAACCTGCACCATCACTACTGCCACCTCGATGAGAGCCTGGCTGTGCGCCTCGAGGTTACAGACGATC CCTTATTAAGTCGTGCATACTGGGACGGTGAGAAGGAAGTGTTGGTGGTGGCCCATGGCGCGCCCGCACTGATGACCTGCGTCAACCGTGCGCACGTGTGGACTGACCACCATTTAGAGGAGGCGCAGCAGGTGGTCCATTGGGACCGACAGCTACCTGGGGTGCCACACGACCGCGCCGACCGCTTGCTTGACCTGTATGCATCTGGCGAGCGCCGCGCCTATGGGCCACCCTTCCTGCGTGATCGTGTGTCAGTGAACACCAACGCTTTTGCACGCGGTGACTTCTCCCTACGCATCGATGAGCTGGAGCGAGCTGATGAGGGCATCTATTCCTGCCACCTGCACCATCACTACTGTGGCCTCCACGAGCGCCGAGTCTTCCACCTACAGGTCACGGAGCCTGCCTTTGAGCCACCAGCTCGTGCTTCTCCTGGCAATGGGTCTGGTCACAACAGTGCTCCTAGCCCAG ATCCCACCCTAGCCCGAGGCCACAGCATCATCAATGTCATTGTCCCAGAGGACCACACACATTTCTTCCAGCAACTGGGCTATGTGTTGGCCACGCTGCTGCTCTTCATCTTGCTGCTCATCACTGTAGTCTTGGCTACACGGCATCGTCACAGTGGAG GATGCAAGACGTCGGACAAAAGAGCTGGGAAGTCAAAGGG GAAGGATGTGAACATGGTGGAGTTTGCTGTAGCCACAAGGGATCAGGCTCCATATAGGACTGAGGACATCCAGCTAG aTTACAAAAACAACATCCTGAAGGAGAGGGCTGAGATGGCCCACAGTCCTCTGCCTGCCAAGGATGTGGATCTGGATAAAG AGTTCAGGAAGGAGTACTGCAAATAA
- the Mxra8 gene encoding matrix remodeling-associated protein 8 isoform X2, which translates to MELLSCVLLWKLVLLQSSAVLSSGTAAASNSLVSESVVSLAAGTQAVLRCQSPRMVWTQDRLHDRQRVVHWDLSGGPGSQRRRLVDMYSAGEQRVYEPRDRDRLLLSSSAFHDGNFSLLIRAVERGDEGVYTCNLHHHYCHLDESLAVRLEVTDDPLLSRAYWDGEKEVLVVAHGAPALMTCVNRAHVWTDHHLEEAQQVVHWDRQLPGVPHDRADRLLDLYASGERRAYGPPFLRDRVSVNTNAFARGDFSLRIDELERADEGIYSCHLHHHYCGLHERRVFHLQVTEPAFEPPARASPGNGSGHNSAPSPDPTLARGHSIINVIVPEDHTHFFQQLGYVLATLLLFILLLITVVLATRHRHSGGCKTSDKRAGKSKGKDVNMVEFAVATRDQAPYRTEDIQLDYKNNILKERAEMAHSPLPAKDVDLDKEFRKEYCK; encoded by the exons ATGGAACTGCTATCCTGTGTCCTGCTGTGGAAACTGGTGCTTCTTCAGA gcTCTGCAGTCCTGTCCTCAG GGACCGCAGCAGCCAGCAACTCTCTGGTGTCTGAATCTGTGGTGAGCTTGGCAGCCGGAACCCAGGCTGTGCTACGCTGCCAGAGCCCCCGCATGGTGTGGACCCAAGACCGGCTGCATGATCGCCAGCGCGTGGTCCACTGGGACCTCAGCGGTGGCCCGGGAAGCCAACGGCGCCGACTTGTGGATATGTATTCGGCGGGTGAACAGCGCGTGTACGAGCCGCGCGATCGCGACCGCCTCCTGCTGTCGTCTTCTGCTTTCCACGACGGCAACTTCTCGCTGCTCATTCGCG CTGTGGAGAGAGGTGATGAAGGGGTGTACACCTGCAACCTGCACCATCACTACTGCCACCTCGATGAGAGCCTGGCTGTGCGCCTCGAGGTTACAGACGATC CCTTATTAAGTCGTGCATACTGGGACGGTGAGAAGGAAGTGTTGGTGGTGGCCCATGGCGCGCCCGCACTGATGACCTGCGTCAACCGTGCGCACGTGTGGACTGACCACCATTTAGAGGAGGCGCAGCAGGTGGTCCATTGGGACCGACAGCTACCTGGGGTGCCACACGACCGCGCCGACCGCTTGCTTGACCTGTATGCATCTGGCGAGCGCCGCGCCTATGGGCCACCCTTCCTGCGTGATCGTGTGTCAGTGAACACCAACGCTTTTGCACGCGGTGACTTCTCCCTACGCATCGATGAGCTGGAGCGAGCTGATGAGGGCATCTATTCCTGCCACCTGCACCATCACTACTGTGGCCTCCACGAGCGCCGAGTCTTCCACCTACAGGTCACGGAGCCTGCCTTTGAGCCACCAGCTCGTGCTTCTCCTGGCAATGGGTCTGGTCACAACAGTGCTCCTAGCCCAG ATCCCACCCTAGCCCGAGGCCACAGCATCATCAATGTCATTGTCCCAGAGGACCACACACATTTCTTCCAGCAACTGGGCTATGTGTTGGCCACGCTGCTGCTCTTCATCTTGCTGCTCATCACTGTAGTCTTGGCTACACGGCATCGTCACAGTGGAG GATGCAAGACGTCGGACAAAAGAGCTGGGAAGTCAAAGGG GAAGGATGTGAACATGGTGGAGTTTGCTGTAGCCACAAGGGATCAGGCTCCATATAGGACTGAGGACATCCAGCTAG aTTACAAAAACAACATCCTGAAGGAGAGGGCTGAGATGGCCCACAGTCCTCTGCCTGCCAAGGATGTGGATCTGGATAAAG AGTTCAGGAAGGAGTACTGCAAATAA